In Anopheles cruzii chromosome X, idAnoCruzAS_RS32_06, whole genome shotgun sequence, one genomic interval encodes:
- the LOC128269867 gene encoding homeobox protein slou codes for MVMMQSPMSDCGQPESPATLSQPNSPPHVSPKSGAGAPHKMVPPSPKSSPSDGEAILLRFSEFAASDPDGGRRLTGAPAEEQVQQHQHQLSCPQNGRRSRSPNSPISNATSELSDSNDQTQDGGGGHLGAASTERPVKFSIERLKQLADHHHHHHQPGSGGKVSMCRQVFGAVEPQQPPPPPQQPPQPPQLGQFVLAAAAPQPPAQGVVSVIPAAAAAAAGPLHPAPLHPAAHGQHTPLAAGVAPLQPSSCFPHAAAVHGAHPHQQSHLHQHRHHQAAVAAAAAAAAAAANSQPHHHLQQPPTAATAADHGVPLHHPGGGGGGGGGGHHPFSIKAAAAAGGASPAEIEIERFKIARSLAVAAAANAAANAANSKDLPDIGFRIHLNEPLVGGGHQPPIGYARSDTSEELIVDGNEENSQDGMSGCPVDLTRSIDSGGSGGVDGKSTESAASKRLAFSVENILDPNKFNGAAAAKHNNNNHHYHHHHHHHNNNNNSSSNGGKFWGPVTATGLLDREDKLMAADDDQSDSRSAKDVNDLDQDDMGDETMGSDLEDHASETDSKKDGTNNRASADGKSQGSSSKPRRARTAFTYEQLVSLENKFKTTRYLSVCERLNLALSLSLTETQGKIWVQNRRTKWKKQNPGMDVNSPTVPPPNGGGTFGPGSYASSLLYPHAMPYPPYGPYFHPLGGHHLGHSHS; via the exons ATGGTGATGATGCAGTCACCCATGTCTGATTGCGGGCAGCCGGAGAGCCCGGCAACCCTGTCGCAGCCAAACTCGCCGCCCCACGTCTCACCCAAGTCGGGCGCCGGTGCGCCCCACAAGATGGTGCCGCCAAGTCCCAAATCTTCGCCGTCCGACGGCGAAGCGATCCTATTGCGCTTCAGTGAGTTCGCCGCCTCGGACccggacggcggccggcggctgaCGGGCGCACCGGCGGAGGAGCAagtccagcagcaccagcaccagctctCCTGCCCGCAGAatggccgccgcagccggagCCCCAACAGTCCAATCAGCAACGCCACCAGCGAGCTGTCGGACAGCAACGATCAAACGcaggacggcggcggcggccatcttgGGGCGGCGTCGACGGAGCGGCCGGTGAAGTTCTCGATCGAGCGGCTGAAACAGTtggccgaccaccaccaccaccaccaccagccaggtTCAGGTGGTAAGGTCAGCATGTGTCGTCAGGTGTTCGGAGCGGTCGAGCctcagcagccgccgccgccgcctcagcagccgccgcagccgccgcagctcGGACAGTTCGTCCTGGCTGCCGCGGCCCCTCAGCCGCCGGCCCAGGGCGTGGTTTCTGTGataccggccgccgccgccgccgccgctggtccCCTGCATCCCGCACCATTACATCCGGCCGCCCACGGCCAGCACACGCCGCTGGCGGCCGGTGTGGCGCCCCtgcagccgtcgtcgtgctttccgcacgccgccgccgtccacgGCGCGCATCCCCATCAACAAAGCCACCTCCATCAACACCGTCACCACCAGGCGGCCGtcgcggcagcggccgccgcagccgccgcagccgccaacTCGCAACCTCATCACCATCTGCAGCAGCCACCaacggccgccaccgcagccgaTCACGGTGTCCCGCTGCATCAcccgggtggcggcggcggcggcggaggcggcggccatcACCCGTTCTCCATCAA ggctgcggcggcggctggcggcgcTTCGCCGgccgagatcgagatcgagcgGTTCAAGATCGCCCGgtcgctggcggtggccgccgcggccaaTGCCGCCGCCAATGCCGCCAACAGCAAGGACCTGCCGGATATCGGCTTCAGGATACACCTGAACGAGCCGCTGGTCGGgggcggccaccagccaccgatCGGGTACGCCCGGAGCGACACCAGCGAGGAGCTGATCGTCGACGGCAACGAGGAGAACTCGCAGGACGGCATGTCG GGTTGTCCGGTCGATCTGACGCGCTCGATTgacagcggcggcagcggcggcgtcgacggcAAGTCGACGGAGTCGGCCGCCTCCAAGCGGCTCGCCTTCTCCGTCGAGAACATCCTCGACCCAAACAAGTTCAACGGT GCTGCCGCCGctaaacacaacaacaacaaccatcactaccaccatcaccatcaccatcacaacaacaacaacaacagcagcagtaatgGCGGAAAATTCTGGGGACCGGTCACGGCCACGGGTCTGCTCGACAGGGAAGACAAGTTGATGGCGGCGGACGACGACCAGAGCGACTCGCGTTCCG CGAAGGACGTGAACGACCTGGACCAGGACGACATGGGTGACGAGACGATGGGCAGCGACCTGGAGGACCACGCCAGCGAGACCGACTCCAAGAAGGATGGCACCAACAACCGCGCAAGTGCCGATGGCAAGTCCCAGGGCAGCAGCTCCAAACCACGACG CGCTCGGACGGCATTCACATACGAGCAACTGGTGTCGCTCGAGAACAAGTTCAAAACCACTCGCTACTTGTCGGTGTGCGAGCGGCTCAATCTCGCGCTCAGCCTCAGTCTCACCGAAACCCAG GGGAAGATCTGGGTCCAGAACCGACGGACGAAGTGGAAAAAGCAGAACCCGGGCATGGACGTCAACAGCCCGAcggtgccgccaccgaacggggGCGGCACGTTCGGGCCGGGCTCGTACGCCAGCAGCCTGCTGTACCCGCACGCCATGCCGTACCCGCCGTACGGCCCGTACTTCCATCCgctcggcggccaccacctggGCCACTCGCACTCGTAA
- the LOC128269878 gene encoding antigen 5 like allergen Cul n 1-like produces the protein MVSLLTVSLLLLLVSIGLAPPCLGSPTSLESYCRRELCPGGQAHVGCEAEYPFGKACQGRKPRLVPMTEERKGAILHQHNQQRQRLALGTLPGYQPAYRMPQLYWDTELQWLAEQNARSCVYAHDHCRNTATFARAGQNIAIIRHFGLNVTVDQVSRFIIDHWFDEYPLAVPFVDRYPDAYVGPDFAHFTQIANDRAVRVACGMVSWQTYSPAGGYVWTHDYLVCNYSYSNVIGEHSYTRGPAAAGCPYGPSATYTGLCR, from the coding sequence ATGGTGTCGTTGCTGACggtgtcgctgctgctgctgctagtgtcGATCGGCTTGGCGCCTCCCTGTCTGGGTTCGCCAACTTCGCTCGAGTCCTACTGTCGCCGGGAGCTCTGCCCGGGCGGCCAGGCGCACGTTGGCTGCGAGGCCGAGTACCCGTTCGGGAAGGCGTGCCAGGGCCGGAAGCCCCGGTTGGTGCCGATGACGGAGGAGCGCAAGGGGGCgatcctgcaccagcacaaccagcagcgccagcggcTGGCGCTCGGCACGCTGCCCGGCTACCAGCCGGCGTACCGGATGCCGCAGCTCTACTGGGACACGGAGCTGCAGTGGCTGGCCGAGCAGAACGCCCGGTCGTGCGTGTACGCGCACGACCACTGCCGCAACACGGCCACGttcgcccgggccggccagaaCATCGCCATCATCCGGCACTTCGGGCTGAACGTGACTGTGGACCAGGTCAGTCGCTTCATCATCGACCACTGGTTCGACGAGTACCCGCTGGCGGTCCCTTTCGTGGACCGCTACCCGGACGCGTACGTCGGGCCCGACTTTGCCCACTTCACGCAGATCGCCAACGACCGGGCGGTCCGGGTGGCGTGCGGCATGGTCTCCTGGCAGACGTACTCCCCCGCCGGTGGCTACGTCTGGACGCACGATTATCTCGTCTGCAACTACTCCTACTCGAACGTGATCGGTGAACACTCCTACACCCGCggtccggccgcggccggctgCCCGTACGGGCCCAGCGCCACCTACACCGGACTCTGCCGCTGA